Proteins encoded by one window of Cryptosporangium minutisporangium:
- a CDS encoding demethylmenaquinone methyltransferase encodes MTRASLDKRPRDVAAMFDQVARRYDLTNTVISFGQDRRWRALTADVLDLRPGERCLDLAAGTAVSTAELAHSGAEVIACDFSLGMLREGRDRGVPLVAGDAMHLPFPDAAFDAVTISLGLRNVADTAAGLAEMARVTKPGGRLVVLEFSHPTWAPFRTVYTEYLMRALPQVARTVSSAPDAYVYLAESIRAWPDQAELAGVIAAHGWRSVRWRNLSGGIVALHHALRAAR; translated from the coding sequence ATGACGCGCGCATCCCTGGACAAGCGACCGAGAGACGTAGCGGCGATGTTCGACCAGGTCGCGCGCCGGTACGACCTCACGAACACGGTGATCTCGTTCGGCCAGGACCGGCGCTGGCGTGCGCTCACCGCGGACGTGCTGGACCTGCGGCCGGGGGAGCGGTGCCTGGATCTCGCGGCCGGTACCGCGGTCTCCACCGCGGAGCTCGCGCACTCCGGCGCCGAGGTGATCGCCTGCGACTTCTCGCTCGGCATGCTGCGCGAGGGGCGGGACCGCGGCGTCCCGCTGGTGGCCGGCGACGCGATGCACCTACCGTTCCCGGACGCCGCGTTCGACGCGGTGACGATCTCGCTCGGGCTGCGGAACGTGGCCGACACCGCGGCCGGGCTCGCCGAGATGGCGCGGGTGACGAAGCCCGGCGGGCGGCTCGTCGTGCTGGAGTTCAGCCACCCGACGTGGGCGCCGTTCCGGACCGTCTACACCGAGTACCTGATGCGGGCCCTACCGCAGGTCGCGCGGACGGTGAGCAGCGCACCGGACGCCTACGTCTACCTGGCCGAGTCGATCCGCGCCTGGCCGGACCAGGCCGAGCTCGCCGGTGTGATCGCTGCCCACGGCTGGCGCTCCGTCCGCTGGCGGAATCTCTCCGGCGGAATAGTCGCCCTCCACCACGCTTTGAGGGCGGCCCGCTGA
- a CDS encoding superoxide dismutase family protein, producing the protein MRRSAALVLVATSLLTAGCGGASREETRSQEESASAAVEAAQPTVAEGTFSDYSPNSVAVTYDPTLVPSGAFAQLTVAEIADATTVTLNVRGLNPNRTYGAHLHTKPCGRTGAAAGPHYQHRPDPAAAASPPSVNPTYANPQNEVWLDVTTDSQGVGTSKSTQPWRFSARPQSLVVHAEKTQTAPGKAGMAGTRVACLTVR; encoded by the coding sequence ATGCGCCGTTCGGCAGCACTCGTCCTCGTGGCCACTTCGCTGCTCACCGCCGGGTGCGGTGGGGCGTCCCGGGAGGAAACCAGGTCGCAGGAGGAGTCGGCATCCGCTGCGGTGGAAGCGGCCCAGCCGACGGTCGCCGAGGGGACGTTCAGCGACTACTCGCCGAACAGCGTCGCGGTCACCTACGACCCGACGCTCGTTCCGTCCGGCGCCTTCGCCCAGTTGACCGTCGCCGAGATCGCCGACGCGACGACCGTGACGCTCAACGTCCGGGGCCTGAACCCGAACCGCACCTACGGCGCGCACCTGCACACGAAGCCGTGCGGCCGCACCGGTGCTGCGGCCGGCCCGCACTACCAGCACCGCCCCGACCCGGCAGCGGCCGCGTCCCCGCCCTCGGTGAACCCGACCTACGCCAACCCGCAGAACGAGGTGTGGCTCGACGTCACCACCGACTCGCAGGGCGTCGGCACGAGCAAGAGCACGCAACCGTGGCGGTTCAGCGCGAGGCCCCAGTCGCTGGTCGTCCACGCCGAGAAGACGCAGACCGCCCCCGGCAAGGCGGGCATGGCCGGCACTCGGGTGGCGTGCTTGACCGTTCGCTAG